CTATTAATTATTTTATTTTGTGTATTCGCTTCGGTTGCTTTAATGGTGGTATTAGGACAACGTTTTGGTAAACCAATGGAAGCTGAGCAACAGCAAAAATATTCGAAAATACTGTGGGTAGTAGTCTTTATTGCGATTGTCGCTGCGATCATTCGCCAAATGATGGCCTAGCCGATGTGCAGCTTAGCCATAATTACTTCACTGTTGGAGAAAAATTAAAGTTATCTTGAGTATGTATTGTTCCAGTTTTATCGTAAGTATATTCATACACGCAAAGCTCACCTGTTGTTGATTGTAAAATAATGGCACTAGAGCGAGTTCCATACTCAGGAGAGGTAATAAAAATGCTGCTAAGCAATGTCTCTAATATCGCGCTAACGCCTGTATTAGGCAAAGTACTTGGCTCAGCAGTCGTTTGATTCGTTAACACCGACAGCAGTGTTTCAATATCGACATCACGGTTTGTAATTGCAGTTTCTAACACTTGTAAACCTAAAGCCATTTTCGGCCAAACATCATCCAATGCACCGTTGCAAACACTGTGAAAGCCCTTGTCTAGTTTAACAAACTGTTGATTTACGCTATCAAAGGCTTGTAAATCATTCAATGGACCAAAAACAAGATTGAAGTCGTTATATTTATGCGCGTTTATCAAAAGGTCTTGTTGGGTTTGTTTGATATCATTTTTGAGTGCTTGTATTACTAAATCACCGCGAGACCGTTTAGTGGCATCAAAACTATCGGGTCTGCGAAAATTAGTTAATGCTGAAAAATATCCATCACGGCTTAAACCTAGCCAAGTGCCACC
The Colwellia sp. Arc7-D genome window above contains:
- a CDS encoding NRDE family protein, which translates into the protein MCVLFIAVEQHPDYPLIICANRDEFHQRLTKKMHWWTEQNILAGQDLQAGGTWLGLSRDGYFSALTNFRRPDSFDATKRSRGDLVIQALKNDIKQTQQDLLINAHKYNDFNLVFGPLNDLQAFDSVNQQFVKLDKGFHSVCNGALDDVWPKMALGLQVLETAITNRDVDIETLLSVLTNQTTAEPSTLPNTGVSAILETLLSSIFITSPEYGTRSSAIILQSTTGELCVYEYTYDKTGTIHTQDNFNFSPTVK